In Oryza brachyantha chromosome 1, ObraRS2, whole genome shotgun sequence, the following are encoded in one genomic region:
- the LOC102705949 gene encoding uncharacterized protein LOC102705949, with the protein MAAALSSSRRALHALHRRLLLLPLPLPSAARHAPSPSHFPTASSSSSSRFFSATRPDARLLRHALPPRAPPQRRVVGGVRSAATGGGSKLGQGVKGLGLGRPLGAARSAAARYREAVGLQVEAFWRRNYMLLVGAGAVVVCIALWRVMFGIASTFVGLSEGMAKYGFLALATAMVTFAGIYTRARLTINPDKVYRIAMTKLNTSAAILEVMGAPLTGTDVRAYVMSGGGPKLKDFKFRLGGKRCFLIFPIKGSERKGLVSVEVKKKKGQYDMKLLAVDIPMASGPDQRLFLVGDEKEYKVGGGLISELRDPIVKAMAAEKEFDYLDEREDAEDERREREEAERRQQEEEAEALRREEERLRGEYEERKRREAENPEKTT; encoded by the exons ATGGCGGccgccctctcctcctcgcggCGGGCTCTACacgccctccaccgccgcctcctcctcctccccctccccctcccttccGCCGCACGCCACGCACCTTCCCCCTCCCACTTCCCcactgcctcctcctcctcctcctcccgcttcTTCTCCGCCACGCGCCCCGACGCGAGGCTACTCCGCCACGCGCTGCCTCCGCGGGCCCCGCCGCAACGTCGGGTGGTGGGCGGGGTCAGGTCGGCCGCGACGGGCGGCGGGTCGAAGCTGGGGCAGGGGGTGAAGGGGCTGGGGCTGGGGCGGCCGCTGGGGGCGGCcaggagcgcggcggcgcggtacCGGGAGGCCGTGGGGCTGCAGGTGGAGGCCTTCTGGAGGCGCAACTACATGctgctcgtcggcgccggcgccgtcgtcgtctgcATCGCGCTGTGGAGGGTCATGTTTGGCATCGCCAGCACCTTCGTCGGGCTCTCCGAGGGCATGGCCAAGTACGGCTTCCTCGCTCTCGCCACTGCCATGGTGACATTCGCC GGCATTTACACACGTGCAAGATTAACCATAAATCCTGACAAGGTTTATAGGATAGCAATGACAAAGCTCAATACCTCTGCTGCAATCCTTGAAGTCATGGGTGCACCCTTAACTGGTACTGATGTCAGAGCATATGTCATGTCTGGTGGGGGGCCTAAACTCAAGGACTTCAAATTTAGGCTTGGTGGAAAAAGGTGCTTTCTGATCTTCCCAATTAAAGGATCAGAAAGAAAGGGCCTTGTAAGCGTTGAAGtcaagaagaaaaagggacag TATGACATGAAGCTACTTGCTGTCGACATACCAATGGCATCAGGACCTGATCAGCGGCTATTCCTTGTCGGTGACGAGAAGGAGTACAAGGTGGGTGGGGGCTTGATATCAGAGCTGCGAGATCCTATAGTAAAAGCTATGGCTGCAGAGAAGGAGTTTGATTATCTTGATGAAAGAGAGGATGCAGAGGACGAACGCAGGGAACGTGAGGAGGCTGAGCGAAGACAACAGGAAGAGGAAGCTGAAGCATTGAGGCGTGAGGAGGAAAGGTTACGCGGGGAGTATGAAGAAAGGAAGCGGCGAGAGGCTGAGAACCCGGAGAAAACCACTTAA